One genomic segment of Nonomuraea coxensis DSM 45129 includes these proteins:
- a CDS encoding glycosyltransferase family 4 protein, translating to MRILLAQNLIHLPSHGGANKSNRLLMERLAARGHEVHVVAPLSGALATGPSSAAGLAAALGELTRRGARMITSAGPDEVAYLYHGVLVHAVTDPAALPRRVAEVAARLVPDWTLVPSDDPGLVVLGAALRATPGRVVYLVHTLQQLPFGPGAFYPSAAGTRMVRRAAGVVAVSRAARDHCRRYADLHSTVIYPHIYDDDPPATAPTAPYVTMINPCGYKGLPILLGLADACPDLTFQAVPTWGATAEERAALVRRPNIRLTPPADDLGPVLAATRVLLMPSLWDETFGYTCVEAMLRGVPVLAADVGGLAEAKRGVPYLLPVAPIERYEAAAGHARPVPVVPAQDLTPWLGALRRLMDDPAHHAALAARSADAARAFVRGLDRDALEAYLTALTPARRRPDPPPDPHRRAALARLAAARAAEKGAAR from the coding sequence GTGAGGATCCTGCTGGCGCAGAACCTGATCCACCTGCCCTCCCACGGCGGCGCCAACAAGTCGAACCGCCTGCTCATGGAGCGTCTCGCCGCCCGCGGCCACGAGGTGCACGTGGTGGCCCCGCTCTCCGGCGCCCTCGCCACCGGCCCGTCGTCCGCCGCCGGCCTGGCCGCCGCCCTCGGCGAGCTGACCCGGCGGGGCGCGAGGATGATCACCTCCGCTGGTCCTGACGAGGTCGCCTACCTGTACCACGGAGTTCTCGTCCACGCCGTCACCGACCCGGCGGCGCTGCCCCGGCGGGTCGCGGAGGTGGCGGCGCGCCTCGTGCCCGACTGGACGCTGGTCCCGTCCGACGACCCCGGCCTGGTGGTCCTCGGCGCGGCGCTGCGCGCGACCCCGGGGCGGGTCGTCTACCTGGTCCACACCCTTCAGCAGCTCCCTTTCGGGCCGGGCGCGTTCTACCCGAGCGCGGCCGGCACCCGGATGGTCCGCCGCGCGGCCGGCGTCGTGGCCGTCAGCCGCGCGGCGCGGGACCACTGCCGGCGGTACGCCGATCTGCACTCCACGGTGATTTATCCGCATATATACGACGACGACCCGCCCGCCACCGCCCCCACCGCCCCGTACGTCACCATGATCAACCCCTGCGGCTACAAGGGCCTGCCGATCCTCCTCGGCCTCGCCGACGCCTGCCCGGACCTCACCTTCCAGGCCGTCCCGACCTGGGGCGCCACCGCCGAGGAGCGCGCGGCCCTCGTCCGCCGCCCCAACATCCGCCTCACCCCGCCCGCCGACGACCTCGGCCCGGTCCTGGCCGCCACCCGCGTCCTGCTCATGCCCTCCCTCTGGGACGAGACCTTCGGCTACACCTGCGTCGAGGCCATGCTGCGCGGCGTCCCCGTCCTCGCCGCCGACGTGGGCGGCCTGGCGGAGGCCAAGCGCGGCGTGCCGTACCTGCTGCCGGTCGCCCCCATCGAGCGGTACGAGGCCGCCGCCGGACACGCCCGCCCCGTCCCCGTCGTGCCCGCCCAGGACCTGACCCCCTGGCTGGGCGCCCTGCGCCGGCTCATGGACGACCCCGCCCACCACGCCGCCCTGGCCGCCCGATCCGCGGACGCCGCCCGCGCGTTCGTCAGGGGACTGGACCGGGACGCGCTGGAGGCGTACCTGACCGCGCTGACGCCCGCAAGACGGCGGCCGGACCCGCCGCCCGACCCGCACCGGCGGGCCGCGCTGGCCAGGCTCGCCGCCGCCCGCGCCGCCGAGAAGGGAGCCGCCCGATGA
- a CDS encoding alpha-ketoacid dehydrogenase subunit beta — translation MREPVRAERVSEHLNRALHDVLAADPTVHVLGEDIADPYGGAFKITKGLSSRFGERVRSTPISEAAIVGAGAGLALGGDKAIVEIMFADFVTLAFDQLMNFAAKSATMYGRPVPMPLVVRSPSGGRRGYGPTHSQSPQKHFLGVPGLSVLELTPFHDARALLEDAFAAGRPALLFEDKVLYTRRMFRDGVVDELFRYELVDGVARVAVEGVAGHDCTIIAPGGMAHRALEAMRELLLEHDVLCELLVPARLYPFDLGGALPRGRHVCVAEDGTAGATWGAEVATRLYPVLWGRLARPITLVSAADSVIPAAPHLEHEVLVHADTIRLAVLEALA, via the coding sequence ATGAGGGAGCCCGTACGCGCGGAGCGGGTGTCGGAACACCTGAACCGCGCGCTGCACGACGTCCTGGCCGCCGACCCCACGGTCCACGTGCTGGGCGAGGACATCGCCGACCCGTACGGGGGCGCGTTCAAGATCACGAAGGGGCTGTCGTCGCGGTTCGGCGAGCGGGTGCGCTCCACCCCGATCAGCGAGGCCGCCATCGTCGGCGCGGGCGCCGGGCTGGCGCTCGGCGGTGACAAGGCCATCGTCGAGATCATGTTCGCCGACTTCGTGACGCTCGCCTTCGACCAGCTCATGAACTTCGCCGCCAAGTCGGCCACCATGTACGGCCGCCCGGTGCCGATGCCGCTGGTCGTCCGCAGCCCGTCGGGCGGCCGGCGCGGCTACGGGCCGACGCACAGCCAGAGCCCGCAGAAGCACTTCCTCGGCGTCCCCGGGCTGTCGGTGCTGGAGCTGACCCCGTTCCACGACGCCCGCGCCCTGCTGGAGGACGCCTTCGCCGCCGGGCGGCCGGCCCTGCTGTTCGAGGACAAGGTGCTCTACACGCGGCGCATGTTCCGCGACGGCGTCGTGGACGAGCTGTTCCGCTACGAGCTCGTGGACGGCGTCGCCCGCGTGGCCGTCGAGGGCGTCGCCGGCCACGACTGCACGATCATCGCCCCCGGCGGCATGGCCCACCGCGCGCTGGAGGCGATGCGGGAGCTGCTGCTGGAGCACGACGTGCTGTGCGAGCTGCTGGTGCCCGCCCGGCTCTACCCGTTCGACCTCGGGGGCGCGCTGCCGCGTGGCCGGCACGTGTGCGTCGCCGAGGACGGCACCGCCGGCGCCACGTGGGGCGCGGAGGTGGCCACCCGGCTCTACCCCGTCCTGTGGGGGCGGCTGGCGCGGCCGATCACGCTCGTCAGCGCCGCCGACAGCGTCATCCCGGCGGCGCCGCACCTGGAGCACGAGGTGCTCGTGCACGCCGACACCATCCGCCTGGCCGTTCTGGAGGCGCTGGCATGA
- a CDS encoding glycosyltransferase: MTPGGPLTRVLLVAHGSDGDVLPFVRLGGVLRERGHDVTLLTHAPYRERVEAAGLDFVPVDTHDAFARYSADTALLPDGLGTLDWLSFYRRNHLFEQFAGECRALVARVVPGRTVLAGRHTSALSVLAARELTGAPAAWIAVAPIQPLAAEVARHLHQHVLGPGIDAVRGDLGLPRVPDWRAWFSSADLRLGLWPRWFDAAGPATGPAMRLTGFPLPDDDSADPVPAEAAELLDGTVRPVLITGGTGRMLRPGFHDAALAGCRRAGLPALLVAPHAESVPRPLPPHVRRFARLPFREVVPQVAAVLHHGGIGTLTRALAAGTPQVILAHGADRPDNAARLEKQGLARWLPEERWDAGEVAEALRAALRDGRHPPRTGPRDAADGLALAATHLERLLHGPARLGEPLTEEEQGGEARRRLAALPAERRRLVAARLRRPAGQEAS; encoded by the coding sequence GTGACGCCCGGCGGCCCGCTCACCCGCGTCCTGCTGGTGGCGCACGGCAGCGACGGCGACGTGCTGCCGTTCGTCCGGCTGGGAGGCGTGCTGCGCGAGCGCGGGCACGACGTGACCCTGCTGACCCACGCCCCCTACCGGGAGCGGGTGGAGGCGGCGGGCCTGGACTTCGTCCCCGTCGACACCCACGACGCCTTCGCCCGCTACTCCGCGGACACCGCGCTCCTCCCCGACGGCCTCGGCACCCTCGACTGGCTGTCCTTCTACCGGCGCAACCACCTGTTCGAGCAGTTCGCGGGCGAATGCCGGGCCCTCGTGGCCCGGGTCGTCCCGGGCCGGACGGTCCTCGCCGGGCGGCACACCTCCGCCCTGTCGGTCCTCGCCGCACGCGAGCTGACGGGCGCGCCGGCCGCGTGGATCGCCGTCGCGCCCATCCAGCCGCTGGCCGCCGAGGTCGCCCGCCACCTGCACCAGCACGTCCTCGGGCCCGGCATCGACGCGGTGCGCGGCGACCTCGGGCTGCCTCGCGTGCCCGACTGGCGGGCCTGGTTCTCCTCCGCCGACCTGCGGCTCGGGCTCTGGCCGCGCTGGTTCGACGCGGCGGGACCCGCCACCGGGCCGGCCATGCGGCTGACCGGCTTCCCGCTGCCCGACGACGACTCCGCGGACCCCGTACCGGCCGAGGCCGCGGAGCTGCTGGACGGGACGGTCCGGCCGGTGCTGATCACCGGAGGCACCGGGCGCATGCTGCGCCCCGGCTTCCACGACGCCGCGCTGGCCGGCTGCCGGCGGGCCGGGCTGCCCGCGCTGCTCGTCGCCCCGCACGCCGAGTCGGTGCCGCGGCCGCTGCCGCCCCACGTGCGGCGCTTCGCGCGGCTGCCGTTCCGCGAGGTCGTCCCCCAGGTCGCGGCGGTGCTCCACCACGGCGGGATCGGCACGCTGACCCGGGCGCTCGCGGCCGGGACCCCGCAGGTGATCCTCGCCCACGGAGCCGACCGGCCCGACAACGCCGCCCGGCTGGAGAAGCAGGGCCTCGCCCGGTGGCTTCCCGAGGAGCGCTGGGACGCCGGCGAGGTGGCGGAGGCGCTGCGCGCGGCCCTGCGCGACGGCCGCCACCCGCCCAGGACGGGACCCCGCGACGCCGCCGACGGTCTCGCCCTGGCCGCCACCCACCTGGAACGCCTCCTCCACGGCCCGGCCCGTCTCGGCGAACCTCTCACCGAGGAGGAGCAGGGCGGCGAGGCGAGGAGGCGGTTGGCCGCGCTGCCCGCCGAGCGGCGCAGGCTGGTGGCCGCGCGCCTGCGCCGGCCGGCCGGGCAGGAGGCGTCGTGA
- a CDS encoding 2-oxo acid dehydrogenase subunit E2, with protein MNAVVVPKINSNDARYLLVEWVAADGATVRPGDVLALIETSKTVEELAAEGGGVLRHRVAAGDECLPGQTIADLADLSDLAGPGEAGVPAAGLAAAGGSDVAEDGVMITAPARRLMDELGIGEAAVRALGRRIIRRDDVAALARPALDRPAPADPAPAPAPSPAPDAASDDEEIVLPVSQRRVADVVARAHREVPAAYTVVKVDVEDALRLARELTPALRALIGLPELLVKAVAGLVGRFELLFATPVGPGRVRRASTAHVGVTMDVGKGLSVPVVHDATGRTLREISRTLMAYRMAALRGGLREEDLSGGNVTLTLHNESTVTLAVPIVFPGQLCALSLAAPQQELVPAEGPAGFAVRHTVHLGLAYDHRYVNGHDAIVFLDALRAALEAPAALAADRS; from the coding sequence ATGAACGCGGTCGTCGTTCCCAAGATCAACAGCAATGACGCCCGCTACCTGCTGGTGGAGTGGGTGGCCGCCGACGGGGCCACGGTGCGGCCCGGCGACGTCCTGGCGCTCATCGAGACGTCCAAGACCGTGGAGGAGCTGGCCGCCGAGGGCGGCGGCGTGCTGCGGCACCGGGTGGCGGCGGGCGACGAATGCCTCCCCGGCCAGACCATCGCCGACCTCGCCGACCTCAGCGACCTCGCGGGCCCTGGGGAGGCCGGCGTACCCGCCGCCGGGCTCGCGGCGGCGGGCGGGAGCGACGTGGCGGAGGACGGGGTGATGATCACCGCGCCGGCCCGCCGGCTCATGGACGAGCTCGGGATCGGCGAGGCCGCCGTACGCGCCCTGGGCAGGAGGATCATCCGCCGCGACGACGTGGCGGCCCTCGCCCGACCGGCCCTCGACCGCCCCGCCCCCGCCGATCCCGCTCCCGCTCCCGCTCCCAGTCCCGCTCCCGATGCCGCTTCCGATGACGAGGAGATCGTCTTGCCCGTGTCACAGCGGCGGGTCGCCGACGTGGTGGCCCGCGCCCACCGGGAGGTCCCGGCCGCCTACACCGTCGTCAAGGTCGACGTGGAGGACGCGCTGCGGCTCGCCCGCGAGCTGACCCCCGCCCTGCGCGCCCTGATCGGCCTGCCGGAGCTGCTGGTCAAGGCCGTGGCGGGCCTCGTGGGCCGGTTCGAGCTGCTGTTCGCCACGCCGGTCGGCCCCGGCCGGGTCCGCCGCGCCTCCACCGCGCACGTCGGCGTGACCATGGACGTCGGCAAGGGCCTGTCCGTGCCGGTCGTCCACGACGCCACGGGCCGCACGCTGCGCGAGATCTCGCGGACGCTGATGGCGTACCGGATGGCGGCGCTGCGCGGCGGCCTGCGCGAGGAGGACCTGTCCGGCGGCAACGTCACCCTCACCCTGCACAACGAGAGCACGGTCACGCTGGCCGTCCCCATCGTCTTCCCCGGCCAGCTCTGCGCCCTGTCCCTGGCGGCCCCGCAGCAGGAGCTCGTCCCCGCGGAGGGACCGGCCGGGTTCGCCGTCCGGCACACCGTGCACCTCGGCCTCGCCTACGACCACCGCTATGTCAACGGCCACGACGCGATCGTCTTCCTCGACGCGCTCCGCGCCGCGCTCGAAGCGCCCGCCGCCCTGGCCGCGGACCGCTCGTGA
- a CDS encoding phosphopantetheine-binding protein produces the protein MGIWTGLLSTPPRSLADDFFALGAQSLTVVRFLAEVQERYGVELPVDELFAGDFTVAAAARLIDETLLGEVTEDQLAELLDELEGMSEDEVRALLDEGTPLGESSP, from the coding sequence ATGGGGATCTGGACCGGCCTCCTGAGCACTCCTCCGCGCTCCCTCGCCGACGACTTCTTCGCGCTCGGCGCGCAGTCGCTCACGGTCGTGCGCTTCCTCGCCGAGGTGCAGGAGCGGTACGGCGTGGAGCTCCCCGTGGACGAGCTGTTCGCCGGCGACTTCACCGTCGCGGCGGCCGCCAGGCTCATCGACGAGACGCTGCTCGGCGAGGTCACCGAGGACCAGCTCGCCGAACTGCTCGACGAACTGGAGGGCATGTCCGAGGACGAGGTGCGGGCCCTGCTGGACGAGGGCACCCCGCTCGGCGAGTCCTCGCCGTGA
- a CDS encoding thiamine pyrophosphate-dependent dehydrogenase E1 component subunit alpha, with product MTGTIVEGVEHGGLSPLAPADLDRLLLIRHFENALLRLFGEGLLSGTTHTCLGQEHVPVALNPLLREDDFTFSHHRGHGHFLARYGEEAGALLAEIMGRRGALCDGVGGSQHIYHRTFLSTGVQGESLPVAVGMALRLRRAGHGALACAYLGDGTWGEGSVYEALNLAALWGAPLLVVVENNGIAQSTPTERGLAGTIEGRVAAFGIPYLRIDSIDLTAVRTALAGPVAAVRKDAFPLVVEFVTRRLGPHSKGDDTRTADELRRARAGDWYERYAAAFPRRFAEADKTWRRYVDDLVAEVSARPPAQWTVR from the coding sequence ATGACCGGCACGATCGTCGAGGGCGTCGAGCACGGCGGCCTCAGCCCGCTCGCCCCGGCGGACCTCGACCGCCTGCTGCTCATCAGGCACTTCGAGAACGCCCTGCTCCGGCTGTTCGGCGAGGGCCTGCTCAGCGGCACCACGCACACCTGCCTCGGCCAGGAGCACGTCCCGGTCGCGCTCAACCCCCTCCTGCGCGAGGACGACTTCACCTTCAGCCACCACCGCGGCCACGGCCACTTCCTGGCCCGCTACGGCGAGGAGGCAGGCGCGCTGCTCGCCGAGATCATGGGCCGCAGGGGCGCGCTCTGCGACGGCGTGGGCGGCAGCCAGCACATCTACCACCGCACGTTCCTGTCCACCGGCGTGCAGGGCGAGAGCCTGCCCGTCGCGGTCGGCATGGCGCTGCGGCTGCGCAGGGCCGGGCACGGCGCGCTGGCCTGCGCCTACCTCGGCGACGGCACGTGGGGCGAGGGCTCGGTCTACGAGGCGCTCAACCTGGCCGCGCTGTGGGGCGCGCCGCTGCTGGTCGTCGTGGAGAACAACGGCATCGCCCAGTCCACGCCCACCGAGCGCGGCCTGGCCGGCACGATCGAGGGGCGGGTGGCCGCGTTCGGCATCCCGTACCTGCGGATCGACTCGATCGACCTGACCGCCGTCAGGACCGCGCTGGCCGGACCGGTCGCCGCCGTCAGGAAGGACGCCTTCCCTCTCGTGGTGGAGTTCGTGACACGGCGGCTCGGGCCGCACAGCAAGGGCGACGACACGCGCACCGCCGACGAGCTGCGGCGGGCCAGGGCCGGCGACTGGTACGAGCGCTACGCCGCCGCCTTCCCGCGCCGTTTCGCCGAGGCCGACAAGACGTGGCGGCGGTACGTGGACGACCTGGTCGCCGAGGTCTCGGCGCGGCCCCCGGCGCAGTGGACGGTGCGATGA
- a CDS encoding condensation domain-containing protein, with the protein MTHPAESPAEVPADRRELMARLLARKAAAAAVPVLPRTGEPMECSHEQRRVWLAAQAAPETAPPNVTLGLAVTGELDLPRLAAALAALVARHEALRTWYVAADGLPRQAVRPAQPVPLELVDLTCLPEPEREPEALALALAAAGERFDLERGPLLRLTVYRVGPLDHRLLLVCHHIACDGSGVALVAADLAAAYAGEELPPPPALQYADYAAWSLRRAAERAPRRLPYWRERLAGLEPLFPRLPAVPAAQGRASATARVRVGRPVVERLRGGGGDGPAGGGPVTPFAALLAAYLVLLHEISGRRDLVTGAVTSGRGRRELEPVVGSFVNLVPLRVGLDGLTGFPALLARVRETVAGALANEIPFDALVSGLGGHRLPGVHPSFHAAFVHRGDPAPPAGWAGLDVRVWEHEVDDGGFDLGLTATPRGGTYELALTGRLARFTASDLAVLAKRLAAVVEGPYLPG; encoded by the coding sequence GTGACGCACCCAGCAGAGTCGCCCGCCGAGGTGCCCGCCGACCGGCGGGAGCTGATGGCCCGGCTGCTCGCCCGCAAGGCCGCCGCCGCTGCCGTCCCCGTCCTGCCGCGCACCGGCGAGCCGATGGAGTGCTCGCACGAGCAGCGCCGCGTCTGGCTGGCCGCCCAGGCCGCCCCGGAGACCGCGCCGCCGAACGTCACCCTGGGCCTCGCCGTCACCGGCGAGCTGGACCTGCCGCGCCTCGCGGCCGCGCTTGCCGCGCTGGTGGCCCGGCACGAGGCGCTCCGCACCTGGTACGTCGCCGCCGACGGCCTGCCGCGCCAGGCGGTCCGCCCGGCCCAGCCGGTGCCCCTGGAGCTCGTGGACCTCACCTGCCTGCCGGAGCCCGAACGCGAGCCCGAGGCGCTGGCCCTCGCCCTCGCGGCGGCGGGGGAGCGGTTCGACCTGGAGCGCGGGCCGCTGCTGCGGCTCACCGTGTACCGCGTCGGGCCGCTCGACCACCGCCTCCTCCTCGTCTGCCACCACATCGCCTGCGACGGGAGCGGCGTGGCGCTGGTCGCGGCCGACCTCGCCGCCGCGTACGCGGGCGAGGAGCTGCCGCCGCCGCCCGCCCTCCAGTACGCCGACTACGCCGCCTGGTCCCTGCGCCGGGCGGCCGAGCGGGCACCGCGCCGGCTGCCGTACTGGAGGGAACGCCTGGCCGGCCTGGAACCGCTGTTCCCTCGCCTGCCCGCGGTCCCGGCCGCCCAGGGCCGGGCGTCGGCGACGGCACGGGTGCGCGTCGGGCGGCCCGTCGTCGAGCGGCTGCGCGGCGGAGGGGGTGACGGCCCGGCGGGGGGCGGGCCCGTCACGCCCTTCGCCGCGCTGCTGGCCGCGTACCTGGTGCTGCTGCACGAGATCAGCGGCCGGCGCGACCTCGTGACGGGCGCCGTCACCTCCGGGCGCGGCCGCCGCGAGCTGGAGCCGGTCGTCGGCTCGTTCGTCAACCTGGTGCCGCTGCGCGTCGGGCTGGACGGCCTGACCGGCTTCCCCGCCCTGCTCGCCCGCGTCCGCGAGACCGTGGCGGGAGCGCTGGCCAACGAGATCCCGTTCGACGCGCTCGTCTCGGGGCTCGGCGGGCACCGGCTGCCGGGCGTGCACCCCTCCTTCCACGCGGCCTTCGTGCACCGGGGCGATCCGGCGCCGCCGGCCGGCTGGGCCGGTCTCGACGTGCGGGTGTGGGAGCACGAGGTGGACGACGGCGGCTTCGACCTCGGGCTGACGGCGACGCCGCGCGGCGGGACGTACGAGCTGGCGCTGACCGGCCGCCTGGCCCGCTTCACCGCCTCCGACCTGGCCGTGCTCGCCAAGCGGCTGGCCGCCGTCGTGGAGGGCCCTTACCTGCCGGGCTGA